The following proteins come from a genomic window of Miscanthus floridulus cultivar M001 chromosome 2, ASM1932011v1, whole genome shotgun sequence:
- the LOC136539036 gene encoding expansin-A31-like: protein MKRPLILCVAFSACLALAAAGWSSGTATFYGGPDGSGTMGGACGYDNLYNAGYGVNNAALSSTLFNDGASCGQCYLITCDTSRPGGQSCKPGNSITVSATNLCPANYALPNGGWCGPGRPHFDMSQPAWENIGVYSAGIIPVLYQQVQCWRTGGVRFGIAGSQYFLLVNIQNLAGSGSVGAAWVKGDKTGWIQMSRNWGANWQALAGLVGQGLSFAVTSTGGQYIQFWNVVPAGWWQFGQTYTTTQNFYY, encoded by the exons ATGAAGAGGCCCCTGATTTTGTGCGTAGCCTTCTCAGCGTGCCTAGCGCTCGCTGCCGCGGGCTGGTCTTCCGGCACCGCCACGTTCTACGGCGGACCCGACGGCTCCGGCACCATGG GTGGCGCGTGCGGGTACGACAACCTGTACAACGCCGGGTACGGCGTCAACAACGCGGCGCTGAGCTCAACGCTGTTCAACGACGGCGCGTCGTGCGGGCAGTGCTACCTCATCACCTGCGACACGTCACGTCCGGGCGGTCAGTCCTGCAAGCCCGGCAACTCCATCACGGTCTCCGCCACCAACCTGTGCCCGGCCAACTACGCGCTGCCCAACGGCGGGTGGTGCGGCCCAGGGCGCCCCCACTTCGATATGTCGCAGCCGGCATGGGAGAATATCGGCGTCTACAGTGCCGGCATCATCCCGGTGCTGTACCAGCAGGTCCAGTGCTGGCGCACCGGCGGCGTGCGCTTCGGCATCGCCGGCTCCCAATATTTTCTGCTCGTCAACATCCAGAACCTCGCGGGCAGTGGTTCCGTGGGCGCCGCCTGGGTGAAGGGCGACAAAACGGGGTGGATCCAGATGTCCAGGAACTGGGGCGCCAACTGGCAGGCGCTCGCTGGGCTCGTCGGCCAGGGGCTCAGCTTCGCCGTTACCAGTACCGGCGGGCAGTACATTCAGTTCTGGAATGTGGTGCCTGCTGGGTGGTGGCAGTTCGGACAGACCTACACCACAACACAGAATTTCTACTACTAA
- the LOC136539037 gene encoding expansin-A31-like: protein MAPRMLVLWGVVLVAASAATNVAGWSPGTATFYGGSDGSGTMGGACGYGNLYSAGYGVNNAALSQTLFNDGASCGQCYAITCDGSGSRTGSQYCKPGNTVTVTATNLCPPNYGLPNGGWCGPGRPHFDMSQPAWENIGVVQGGIIPVLYQQVKCSRSGGVRFNIAGSNYFLLVSIQNLGGSGSVAAAWVKGDRTGWIQMSRNWGANWQALSGLTNQALSFAVTSTGGQYIQFLNVAPTWWQFGQTYSTNQQFYY from the coding sequence ATGGCGCCCAGGATGTTGGTTCTGTGGGGTGTTGTTCTGGTGGCGGCGTCCGCAGCGACCAATGTGGCAGGCTGGTCGCCCGGCACGGCGACCTTCTATGGCGGGTCCGATGGGTCCGGAACCATGGGCGGCGCGTGCGGATACGGCAACCTGTACAGCGCCGGGTACGGCGTTAACAACGCGGCGCTGAGCCAGACGCTGTTCAACGACGGCGCGTCGTGCGGCCAGTGCTACGCCATCACATGTGATGGATCTGGATCACGCACGGGCAGCCAGTACTGCAAGCCCGGCAACACCGTCACCGTGACGGCCACCAACCTGTGCCCACCCAACTACGGCCTCCCCAACGGAGGCTGGTGCGGCCCGGGACGCCCGCACTTCGACATGTCGCAGCCGGCATGGGAGAACATCGGCGTCGTCCAGGGCGGCATCATCCCTGTCCTGTACCAGCAGGTCAAATGCTCGCGCAGCGGCGGTGTGCGCTTCAACATCGCCGGCTCCAACTACTTCCTGCTCGTCAGCATCCAGAACCTCGGCGGCAGCGGCTCAGTGGCAGCCGCTTGGGTCAAGGGCGATAGGACGGGGTGGATCCAGATGTCTAGGAACTGGGGCGCTAATTGGCAGGCTCTCTCGGGGCTCACCAACCAGGCGCTCAGCTTCGCCGTCACTAGCACAGGCGGGCAGTACATACAGTTCCTGAACGTGGCGCCGACGTGGTGGCAGTTCGGACAGACCTACTCCACCAATCAGCAGTTTTACTACTGA